The genomic region AtaaaacatacaattttttaagcaaaatttgtgaaataaatgTTTCTACCGCCGGCACTGTGATACTAAATATCAACTTTACAATAGATCCACTTCTGTTTTCTTCTTCGAAAACAAATCGCTGatgtgtttttgaaataaatcaaaGGCCCAAAACTAATTGCGGAATAATATCAAGAAAATAAcctataaatttcataaaaatcgcCATTAATGATCTTAAGTATATtaagggtgatccaagtagaggaacatttttcaatataatttttttcttcattgtcCTTTTTTGTAAGCGTTGCAATATCATCGCCGAATAGATCAATCAACTTATACTCTCTTCAAGTGACTGGTACCAGCGGCTGCGTCGAACTCTCAGCCATCTCTGGCAAGTTCCGTTAAGGTTGAGTTTTGTAGCCGTAGGTTATAGTTCGTAGCTTTTTTTTGTAGGGTTTGCAATATCATCTCCGATCAGATCAATCGATGTATAACACTTTATTATATGTATCTCCTTCTGCTGATAACTCCGTTATACTCTCGTTATTCTGTGGGAAGTCAAAATACAGCTTTtctaagaactgaagccgctcgaccttcatAAGCGACGTCGTTTTGcgctatgggctcttgaaaagctccaaaaagatccgacgttttcgagccaaattttgttaagcgatgaggcccatttccgacttaataagtatgtaaacaagcaaaattgccgcatttgggactaacagcaacctgaagagctccagaaaatttcatcaagaaaaagcaacggtttggtAGGGTTGTGGGCCGTTAGAgacatcggtccatatttcttcaaaaatgatgccagtgagaacgtaacaaTGGTGATATAGCGCCATGTTGACCGACTATTTGacgcctaaaattgaagcttttGACctcatttgttttcaataagACGCCGTctcttcccacacatcacatcaatcaacgGATGTATTGAGAGAACAATCCAATGAGCAGATAATATGACGTTTTGGGCTGAATGGCCAAGAAAaccatgtgatatcacacggttagactttttcctgtggggatatgtaaaatctaaattctaagcggacaatcccgcttcgattcagaccttggagcaaaacctCACATATAGCGAAATGCTagaacgaatcatcgaaaactGGAGttaatggatggaccatctgagacgtagccgcggccaacatttgaaagagataatctgcaaagaataaatgccaaggaatgttctgatattaaacattccccattaaatttgaagtttctgtgctttttcttaaaaaaaagtagggaacttctATGAGGATCACCCTTTAATAGAGATTTTTGTTGGCATAATTTTCATACCATACTGAAAACCCAcacatttctaaaattttcttgtaaaatCACACTTTATTGTAAGAGTTCGATTTAAATAGATCACAAATATTACAATTTCACTAATTTAACTAACTAATTGTTACTATCAATTAACAATTACTTTCCATAAATATCAATAACGAAATTGTAGCCACGCCACCATTGGCTAGTGAAATGTAATTTCACGAAATTGAAGCCTGGACCACCACTCGTCAGCGTCGCATAGCCACCATTGCCATTTATATACTGATCCTTCACTTCAATGCTTGTAATAATCGCTGGATAGGGTATATTCTAGAGCAGAAAAgggtaaaatattaaaattcaaaacacaTTATTTACTGGCACTAGTGTCTTCAGCACAACACGCACCCGCTGTTCAAATGTATAGTCACCGGACTTCTTGCGCATAAATCCAGATTTAGAAAACACTACTTCGCGCACCAGATGACGATCGCCTGGCAGCCGTGTGCCCATGAAGAGGTTGTGGCTCGCCGTTTGATTGGCTGCGGCCACAAGTGCAAATAGCGCGATGAACACGAAAGTAAGCGCAAATTTCATTTTGTGAGTTATTTTGTTGGTGCTTTAGATTAGTTAGTAAGCAATAAATTTAGTAAGAAATGCAGTTGGCAGAACACTGCAAGTTGCTGCTGCGGTACTTAATTTTAAACTGAtcgcaaattttaaaattcgctTAACTTCACTAGCATTGAACCAAATATATGGAAACAAACATGAAAACTTGCGTACGAGCTTATGTTTATTCAGATAAGCTACTTCCAGATAGTTCTTATCTTGTATGCAAAGCACTTGTTCAAATAAATGTCATACATTACTGTAGTTAAGTATGTTACATGTgtacttaagtatatattttatatatgagcAGCGCTGGCATTCTGTGGATTAACTACTTAATTTTGCTCACTTATTTCCCTATAATAACTGTTGTGGCTCAACTGCAAATAGTCACACCACTGCTgtttaaatacttttgttttataacGGGAAGTAAAAACGAGcaaatacttgtatacatatttagtgtTTATTACTGAAACTGACTCATTTTATTTGGGTTATATTACCCAATGATGTCATTTTTATATGCGGAAATTTCtaaaaagtatgcaaaatttAATTCGTCTACGGCAGGGAAGCTTAACCAACTGGTTCCTTCGAAAATTACAAGCTACAGATCACAATACCAATCACTTTTCATACCGCAAGAATGTATGGAGAAAagttgtaaacatttttattccaGAAAAGCTAGGTGGTATCATACAAATGCAGCTGCAGTGAGCTGTCACGCTTCCACGCGCTGACAGCTTTCTATACGAACTTCGGTTGGGTtcggttaatctggtaggccaataagccacgcataaaCCAGTTTTGTAATTTGCGATACCAGGTGGACGTCACTTGCTAAGTCTAAGAGAAGTAGTATCGTTTACGATGCCTGCGCTTGGTGCGAGTTTTCAAAGCGACACGATTGATACCTCATCAATTTTATCATAGTGCGGGGATGCTTAAAGCGTAATCTTGCTAATGCGGGACAAGAGTACACGAGATGCTTCATTTTTTCCCTGGAGTCCTggtgctctagacatttcctgcaatCTTCTCGCTCTGGTAGCCCCATCCTGAGGGCGTGTGTCGCCAGTGGTCAGTTGGTATTCCCATCATGTCCTTACGGTCTCTTTATCGACTGTTATTAGGAATTTTGAGTACTTCCGATCTACTGTTTTGCAGTTTTGTTTCACCGCGGTTTGATTTTCTTTGACATGTCAAAATCGTCGTCTACAGCCGTACATCACTCTTGGCAATTTCgttcactatttcattgccttcGATAACTTTGAGGCCTGACACACAGTAGAAGTGAACTTCAGGCAACAGTTTTCACTACTTTCCTAAGTCCCAATACACTTCTGACCgctatgcgatacgaggttactgccttgattgctgatTAGCTGTCTACATGTTGACTCTTGATTTgactgcaggtgcattagagtcCAGCTCCGCGGACTCAATAGAAAAGACCTCAGCTttaaatatactgcagtggtccgccaacttaaaaggttgtcttatgcctaactctggataGTTTACTCCCCTACCCTATGTGTagtgttgcgcgtagctaacatacctttgCGCCTACCATTTTTCCTCCCCAATTGAAAAGTAAGGTAATGTAGTCGGTGTCGACCGACCTCTCCATAAACCCTAGCAAGACCAAACTGGtttcattgtataggaaatacaAAATACCGGACGCCCATCTACAATCAATTGGAAGAACGCGTCTTCGTTCCCAGAAATAGTTAAGTACCTAGAGATCATCCTACACAGAAAGCTCTCGTATGGCGGAAGGCCTTTGAAAAGTCTACATTCGAGAATAATTTGACGAGTGTTCTATGGACTACTCTCATCAGGTTTTATGGTGCACTACGAACCATAGCAATCATAGCGCTGAATGTCTTGCTGCAGATAGCACCCAAGTTGTATCGACACCAAAGCTGCCTTCAGATTCACAGACTCTGAATACATAGATCACATACTTTCGAGAGAGGTAAGGATTCGCTGCAAGGACTCGCTGAAGGAGAGGGTCGATGAGATTTTTTACGGATGGATCAAAGCTTGTGGGTAAGGTTGGTGGCGTAGTACATTGTCGGGAACTTTCCATCGACTACAGTTTTATGCTTCCTAAGGGAGATGGCTGTCATAAAGGTAACAGTAAATTTACTACTTCGGCGGTAAGCCTCTTTTAGAGTAGTGACGCCACTCCGATGGTAACTCAGCCTTGAGTTCGCTGACTGTGCGCTCTAGACAAGTGAAAGAATATCTAAATTCTTTACCTCCCGGACAGCGTTATTTTATGATTAGACTGGTTAATTGCGAAATGAGAACTTTGTTGGCTTCTTACGGTTCACTACTAAACTGTTGGGTCTCAGACca from Bactrocera tryoni isolate S06 chromosome 3, CSIRO_BtryS06_freeze2, whole genome shotgun sequence harbors:
- the LOC120771440 gene encoding probable salivary secreted peptide, coding for MKFALTFVFIALFALVAAANQTASHNLFMGTRLPGDRHLVREVVFSKSGFMRKKSGDYTFEQRNIPYPAIITSIEVKDQYINGNGGYATLTSGGPGFNFVKLHFTSQWWRGYNFVIDIYGK